One part of the Parambassis ranga chromosome 8, fParRan2.1, whole genome shotgun sequence genome encodes these proteins:
- the tob2 gene encoding protein Tob2: MHLEVKVALNFIVSYLYNKLPRRRADLFGEELERILVSRFEGHWYPEAPLRGSGFRCIHLGAPRDPVVELAAKRSGLDTEEVRANVPAELSVWIDPYEVSYQIGEKGAVKVLYLEDPPGLGCDSERPEGVIREGKGDAEAEEAKSLGFNPEAQVFVPVGSQASPALMSSLSSSPTPLTAQSCPGLFSYPSSSTPTDPGIHSSNTSTPSPPSAGLPYLSTQQPPSTLPTARPQPITFTTASFAATKFGSTKMKKCSGGAGSAAGSGVIVPPSQRMLSRSPTTISAPELLKHKPLSLSLHSLGGPIPSQLSPNAKEFVYPGSPGPLYFDADTQPMQPHASPFQPPHTVNTHPSFDPFSSPPAQSVGIIGGNGGISYMEKPPFVEGLGSYNLQYPSQSFQPVVLAN; encoded by the coding sequence ATGCATCTGGAAGTGAAGGTCGCCCTCAACTTCATTGTGTCCTATCTGTACAACAAGCTGCCTCGCCGGCGAGCTGACCTGTTtggggaggagctggagaggatACTGGTGTCCCGTTTTGAGGGTCACTGGTACCCCGAAGCCCCGCTCAGGGGCTCTGGTTTCCGCTGCATCCACCTGGGAGCGCCCAGGGACCCTGTGGTGGAGCTGGCTGCCAAGAGAAGTGGGCTGGACACGGAGGAAGTGCGCGCAAATGTTCCagcagagctgagtgtgtggatCGACCCCTATGAGGTCTCCTACCAGATCGGAGAGAAGGGGGCGGTGAAGGTGCTCTACCTGGAGGACCCTCCAGGCCTGGGCTGCGACAGCGAGAGGCCAGAGGGGGTGATCAGAGAAGGTAAAGGAGATGCAGAGGCCGAGGAGGCGAAGAGCCTGGGCTTCAACCCAGAGGCTCAGGTGTTTGTACCAGTTGGAAGCCAGGCCTCTCCTGCCCTCATGTCGTCCCTGTCCAGCTCTCCCACTCCTCTGACTGCACAGTCCTGTCCCGGCCTCTTCAGCTACCCCAGCTCCAGCACTCCCACTGACCCCGGCATCCACTCTTCCAACACCTCCACCCCTTCCCCTCCCAGTGCCGGGCTGCCCTACCTCTCCACTCAGCAGCCGCCCTCCACTCTTCCCACAGCCCGTCCACAACCAATCACGTTCACCACCGCCAGCTTCGCTGCCACTAAATTTGGCTCCACTAAAATGAAGAAGTGCAGCGGCGGCGCCGGGTCGGCAGCTGGATCTGGTGTCATCGTGCCACCTTCCCAGAGGATGCTGTCCCGCTCCCCGACCACCATCTCTGCACCGGAGCTGCTCAAGCACAAGcccctgtctctgtccttgCACTCCCTCGGAGGTCCCATCCCCAGCCAGCTCTCCCCCAACGCCAAAGAGTTCGTCTACCCAGGATCCCCAGGCCCGCTTTACTTCGACGCCGACACCCAGCCCATGCAGCCGCACGCCAGCCCCTTCCAGCCCCCGCACACTGTCAACACCCACCCATCCTTTGACCCCTTCTCCAGCCCTCCCGCTCAGAGTGTGGGCATCATCGGCGGTAATGGAGGGATCTCTTACATGGAGAAGCCGCCGTTCGTGGAGGGTTTAGGAAGCTACAACCTGCAATATCCCAGCCAGTCCTTCCAGCCTGTCGTGCTGGCCAACTAG